Proteins from a single region of Gorilla gorilla gorilla isolate KB3781 chromosome 16, NHGRI_mGorGor1-v2.1_pri, whole genome shotgun sequence:
- the ELL3 gene encoding RNA polymerase II elongation factor ELL3 isoform X1 — protein MEELQEPLRGQLRLCFTQGARTSLLLLRLNDAALRALQECQRQQVRPVIAFQGHRGYLRLPGPGWSCLFSFIVSQCCQEGAGGSLDLVCQRFLRSGPNSLHCLGSLRERLIIWAAMDSIPAPSSVQGHNLTEDARHPESWQNTGGYSEGDAVSQPQMALEEVSVSDPLASNQGQSLPGSSREHMAQWEVRNQTHVPNREPVQALPSYASRKRLDKKRSVPVATVELEEKRFRTLPLASSPLQGLTNQDLQKGEDWEQQDEDMDPRLEHSSSVQEDSESPSPEDIPDYLLQYRAIHSAEQQHAYEQDFETDYAEYRILHARVGTASQRFIELGAEIKRVQRGTPEYKVLEDKIIQEYKKFRKQYPSYREEKRRCEYLHQKLSHIKGLILAFEEKNRGS, from the exons ATGGAGGAGCTCCAGGAGCCTCTGAGAGGACAGCTCCGGCTCTGCTTCACGCAAGGGGCCCGGACTAGCCTCTTACTGCTCAGGCTCAACGACGCTGCCCTGCGGGCGCTGCAAGAGTGTCAGCGGCAACAG GTACGGCCGGTGATTGCTTTCCAAGGCCACCGAGGG TATCTGAGACTCCCAGGCCCTGGTTGGTCCTGCCTCTTCTCcttcatagtgtcccagtgttgCCAGGAGGGCGCTGGTGGTAGCTTGGACCTTGTGTGCCAACGCTTCCTCAG GTCTGGGCCTAACAGCCTCCACTGCCTGGGCTCACTCAGGGAGCGCCTCATTATTTGGGCAGCCATGGATTCTATCCCAGCCCCATCATCAGTTCAGGGACACAACCTGACTGAAGATGCCAGACATCCTGAGAGTTGGCAGAACACAGGAGGCTATTCTGAAGGAGATGCAGTATCACAGCCACAGATGGCACTAGAGGAG GTGTCAGTGTCAGATCCACTGGCAAGCAACCAAGGACAGTCACTCCCAGGATCCTCAAGGGAGCACATGGCACAGTGGGAAGTGAG AAACCAGACCCATGTTCCAAACAGAGAACCTGTTCAGGCACTGCCTTCCTATGCCAGCCGGAAACGTCTGGACAAG AAACGTTCAGTGCCTGTAGCCACTGTAGAACTAGAAGAAAAGAGGTTCAGAACTCTGCCTTTAGCGTCAAGCCCCCTACAAGGCCTGACCAATCAGGATTTACAAAAGGGAGAAGATTGGGAGCAACAAGATGAGGACATGGACCCCAGATTAGAACACAGTTCCTCAGTTCAAGAAG ATTCTGAATCACCAAGTCCTGAAGATATACCAGACTACCTCCT GCAATACAGGGCCATCCACAGTGCAGAACAGCAACATGCCTATGAGCAGGACTTTGAAACAGATTATGCTGAATACCGCATCCTGCATGCCCGTGTTGGGACTGCAAGCCAAAGGTTCATAGAGCTGGGAGCAGAGATTAAAAGAGTTCAGCGAGGAACTCCGGAATACAAG GTCCTGGAAGACAAGATAATCCAGGAATATAAAAAGTTCAGGAAG CAGTACCCAAGTTACAGAGAAGAAAAGCGTCGCTGTGAGTACCTTCACCAGAAATTGTCCCACATTAAAGGTCTCATCCTGGCGTTTGAGGAAAAGAACAGGGGCAGCTGA
- the ELL3 gene encoding RNA polymerase II elongation factor ELL3 isoform X2 — protein MEELQEPLRGQLRLCFTQGARTSLLLLRLNDAALRALQECQRQQVRPVIAFQGHRGYLRLPGPGWSCLFSFIVSQCCQEGAGGSLDLVCQRFLRSGPNSLHCLGSLRERLIIWAAMDSIPAPSSVQGHNLTEDARHPESWQNTGGYSEGDAVSQPQMALEEVSVSDPLASNQGQSLPGSSREHMAQWEVRNQTHVPNREPVQALPSYASRKRLDKKRSVPVATVELEEKRFRTLPLASSPLQGLTNQDLQKGEDWEQQDEDMDPRLEHSSSVQEDSESPSPEDIPDYLLQYRAIHSAEQQHAYEQDFETDYAEYRILHARVGTASQRFIELGAEIKRVQRGTPEYKVLEDKIIQEYKKFRKYPSYREEKRRCEYLHQKLSHIKGLILAFEEKNRGS, from the exons ATGGAGGAGCTCCAGGAGCCTCTGAGAGGACAGCTCCGGCTCTGCTTCACGCAAGGGGCCCGGACTAGCCTCTTACTGCTCAGGCTCAACGACGCTGCCCTGCGGGCGCTGCAAGAGTGTCAGCGGCAACAG GTACGGCCGGTGATTGCTTTCCAAGGCCACCGAGGG TATCTGAGACTCCCAGGCCCTGGTTGGTCCTGCCTCTTCTCcttcatagtgtcccagtgttgCCAGGAGGGCGCTGGTGGTAGCTTGGACCTTGTGTGCCAACGCTTCCTCAG GTCTGGGCCTAACAGCCTCCACTGCCTGGGCTCACTCAGGGAGCGCCTCATTATTTGGGCAGCCATGGATTCTATCCCAGCCCCATCATCAGTTCAGGGACACAACCTGACTGAAGATGCCAGACATCCTGAGAGTTGGCAGAACACAGGAGGCTATTCTGAAGGAGATGCAGTATCACAGCCACAGATGGCACTAGAGGAG GTGTCAGTGTCAGATCCACTGGCAAGCAACCAAGGACAGTCACTCCCAGGATCCTCAAGGGAGCACATGGCACAGTGGGAAGTGAG AAACCAGACCCATGTTCCAAACAGAGAACCTGTTCAGGCACTGCCTTCCTATGCCAGCCGGAAACGTCTGGACAAG AAACGTTCAGTGCCTGTAGCCACTGTAGAACTAGAAGAAAAGAGGTTCAGAACTCTGCCTTTAGCGTCAAGCCCCCTACAAGGCCTGACCAATCAGGATTTACAAAAGGGAGAAGATTGGGAGCAACAAGATGAGGACATGGACCCCAGATTAGAACACAGTTCCTCAGTTCAAGAAG ATTCTGAATCACCAAGTCCTGAAGATATACCAGACTACCTCCT GCAATACAGGGCCATCCACAGTGCAGAACAGCAACATGCCTATGAGCAGGACTTTGAAACAGATTATGCTGAATACCGCATCCTGCATGCCCGTGTTGGGACTGCAAGCCAAAGGTTCATAGAGCTGGGAGCAGAGATTAAAAGAGTTCAGCGAGGAACTCCGGAATACAAG GTCCTGGAAGACAAGATAATCCAGGAATATAAAAAGTTCAGGAAG TACCCAAGTTACAGAGAAGAAAAGCGTCGCTGTGAGTACCTTCACCAGAAATTGTCCCACATTAAAGGTCTCATCCTGGCGTTTGAGGAAAAGAACAGGGGCAGCTGA
- the SERF2 gene encoding small EDRK-rich factor 2 isoform X2, whose translation MTRGNQRELARQKNMKKQSDSVKGKRRDDGLSAAARKQRDSEIMQQKQKKANEKKEEPK comes from the exons ATGACCC gCGGTAACCAGCGTGAGCTCGCCCGCCAGAAGAATATGAAAAAGCAGAGCGACTCGGTTAAGGGAAAGCGCCGAGATGACGGGCTTTCTGCTGCCGCCCGCAAGCAGAG GGACTCGGAGATCATGCAGCAGAAGCAGAAAAAGGCAAACGAGAAGAAGGAGGAACCCAAGTAG
- the SERF2 gene encoding small EDRK-rich factor 2 isoform X1, whose protein sequence is MTRGNQRELARQKNMKKQSDSVKGKRRDDGLSAAARKQSAPSSLPPGTRRSCSRSRKRQTRRRRNPSSFVASCPTLLPFACVPGASPTTLAFPPVVLTGPNTDGIPFALSLQRVPFVLPSPQVASLPLGHSRG, encoded by the exons ATGACCC gCGGTAACCAGCGTGAGCTCGCCCGCCAGAAGAATATGAAAAAGCAGAGCGACTCGGTTAAGGGAAAGCGCCGAGATGACGGGCTTTCTGCTGCCGCCCGCAAGCAGAG TGCCCCATCATCTCTACCCCCAGGGACTCGGAGATCATGCAGCAGAAGCAGAAAAAGGCAAACGAGAAGAAGGAGGAACCCAAGTAGCTTTGTGGCTTCGTGTCCAACCCTCTTGCCCTTCGCCTGTGTGCCTGGAGCCAGTCCCACCACGCTCGCGTTTCCTCCTGTAGTGCTCACAGGTCCCAACACCGATGGCATTCCCTTTGCCCTGAGTCTGCAGCGGGTCCCTTTTGTGCTTCCTTCCCCTCAGGTAGCCTCTCTCCCCCTGGGCCACTCCCGGGGGTGA
- the SERF2 gene encoding small EDRK-rich factor 2 isoform X3: MKKQSDSVKGKRRDDGLSAAARKQRDSEIMQQKQKKANEKKEEPK, from the exons ATGAAAAAGCAGAGCGACTCGGTTAAGGGAAAGCGCCGAGATGACGGGCTTTCTGCTGCCGCCCGCAAGCAGAG GGACTCGGAGATCATGCAGCAGAAGCAGAAAAAGGCAAACGAGAAGAAGGAGGAACCCAAGTAG
- the SERINC4 gene encoding serine incorporator 4, with the protein MVGAKAGPSPGTSLGLAQQHSGGSSVLVKSPFCEVCCCGPAPCASCCHSRWPSLTASTCSRLFYILLHVGASAICCLLLSRTVVERVWGKTHRIQMPSGLCAHLFGLSDCPVLSGSGAVYRVCAGTATFHLLQAVLLVHLHSPTSPRAQLHNSFWLLKLLFLLGLCAIAFCIPDEHLFPAWHYIGICGGFAFILLQLVLITAFAHSWNKNWQTGAAQDCSWFLAVLLATLGFYSMAGVGAVLLFHYYTHPAGCLLNKMLLSLHLCFCGFISFLSIAPCIRLKQPRSGLLQASVISCYIMYLTFSALSSRPPERVILQGQNHTLCLPGLSKMEPQTPDISLAMLSASIMYACVLFACNEASYLAEVFGPLWIVKVYSYEFQKPSLCFCCPETVEADKGQRGGAARPADQETPPAPAVQVQHLSYNYSAFHFVFFLASLYVMVTLTNWFSYEEAELEKTFIKGSWATFWVKVASCWACVLLYLGLLLAPLCWPPTQKPQPLILRRRRHRVISPDNKYPPV; encoded by the exons ATGGTGGGTGCCAAGGCCGGCCCCAGCCCCGGCACCTCCCTGGGCCTGGCACAGCAGCACAGCGGAGGCAGCAGTGTCCTAGTGAAAAGTCCCTTCTGTGAG GTGTGCTGCTGTGGGCCTGCTCCTTGTGCCAGCTGCTGCCACTCTAGGTGGCCCTCTCTCACCGCATCCACTTGCAGCCGCCTGTTCTACATCCTCCTCCATGTGGGGGCCTCAGCAATCTGCTGCCTCCTGCTGTCAAGGACAGTAGTGGAAAGGGTGTGGGGCAAGACACACAGG atCCAGATGCCCTCGGGGTTGTGTGCCCACCTGTTTGGCCTCTCTGACTGTCCAGTGCTCAGTGGCTCTGGGGCTGTGTACCGAGTATGTGCAGGAACCGCCACCTTCCACCTGCTGCAGGCTGTGTTGCTAGTCCACCTCCACTCCCCCACCAGCCCGCGGGCACAGCTGCATAATAG CTTCTGGCTCCTCAAGCTGCTGTTCCTGTTAGGTCTCTGTGCTATTGCCTTCTGCATTCCTGATGAGCATCTCTTCCCAG CATGGCATTACATTGGCATCTGTGGAGGCTTTGCATTCATCCTACTGCAGTTGGTGCTTAttacagcttttgcccattcctgGAACAAGAACTG GCAGACAGGTGCAGCTCAAGACTGCAGCTGGTTCCTGGCTGTCCTGCTGGCCACCCTAGGATTCTACAGCATGGCAGGTGTGGGAGCTGTGCTCCTATTCCACTACTATACACACCCAGCTGGCTGCCTGCTTAACAAGATGCTCCTCAGTCTGCACCTTTGCTTCTGTGGCTTCATCTCCTTCCTCTCCATCGCTCCTTGCATCCGCCTCA AGCAACCCCGCTCTGGCCTCCTACAAGCTTCTGTCATCAGCTGCTATATCATGTATCTGACTTTCTCTGCGCTGTCCAGCCGTCCTCCAGAGAGAG TAATCCTTCAAGGACAGAATCACACCCTGTGCCTGCCTGGCCTGAGTAAAATGGAACCCCAAACACCAGATATCTCTCTAGCAATGCTGAGTGCTAGCATCATGTATGCTTGTGTGCTTTTTGCTTG CAATGAGGCCTCCTACCTGGCTGAGGTATTTGGACCCCTGTGGATTGTCAAGGTTTACAGCTATGAGTTTCAG AAGCCCTCACTGTGTTTCTGCTGCCCTGAAACAGTGGAAGCAGACAAAG GGCAAAGGGGTGGGGCTGCTAGGCCAGCTGACCAAGAAACCCCTCCAGCTCCTGCAGTCCAAGTCCAGCATCTTTCCTACAACTATTCTGCCTTCCACTTCGTCTTCTTCCTTGCCTCACTCTATGTCATGGTTACCCTTACCAACTGGTTCAG CTATGAGGAAGCAGAACTGGAAAAGACCTTCATCAAGGGTAGCTGGGCCACCTTCTGGGTCAAGGTTGCCTCATGCTGGGCCTGCGTACTCCTCTATCTGGGGCTGTTACTGGCACCACTCTGTTGGCCCCCCacccagaaaccccagccccttaTCTTGAGGCGCCGCCGCCACCGCGTCATATCCCCAGATAACAAATATCCTCCAGTCTAA
- the HYPK gene encoding huntingtin-interacting protein K: MRRRGEIDMATEGDVELELETETSGPERPPEKPRKHDSGAADLERVTDYAEEKEIQSSNLETAMSVIGDRRSREQKAKQEREKELAKVTIKKEDLELIMTEMEISRAAAERSLREHMGNVVEALIALTN; encoded by the exons ATGCGGCGGCGTGGTGAAATAGATATGGCGACCGAGGGGGATGTGGAGCTGGAGTTGGAGACTGAGACCAGTGGACCAGAGCGGCCTCCGGAGAAGCCACGGAAACATGACAGCGGTGCGGCGGACTTGGAGCGGGTCACCGATTATGCAGAGGAGAAGGAGATCCAGAGTTCCAATCTGGAGACG GCCATGTCTGTGATTGGAGACAGAAGGTCCCGGGAGCAGAAAGCCAAACAGGAGCG gGAGAAAGAACTGGCAAAAGTCACTATCAAGAAGGAAGATCTGGAGCTAATA ATGACCGAGATGGAGATATCTCGAGCAGCAGCAGAACGCAGTTTGCGGGAACACATGGGCAACGTGGTAGAGGCGCTTATTGCCCTAACCAACTGA